The window CACAAAAAAAGGTTAAAAATTCTTTTGGTCAAGCTGAAGTAAGATATAAAGTGAAAACAAAAGTGATTATGTTTGATGAAGAATTCGAAGCCGAATTCACACTCACTGATAGATCTAAAATGAGAAATACCATACTCTTGGGCAGAAAAATGATTCAAGGGAGATTTTTAGTAGATGTATCTGAAGTCAATTTATCCCAAAAATCAAAAATATGAAAATTGTCATACTTTCGAGAAATTCGCATTTATACTCTACAAGGAGACTCCTAGAGGAAATACAAGCTGCAGGACATGAAGCAAAAATCATTGACCATTCCTTATGTGATATCATCATTGAGCAAGAAGGTCCGTCGATCATATATAAAGGAGAGAAAGTAGTTGGAGTTGATGCAATCATCCCAAGGATTGGTGCTTCGGTTACCTTTTATGGCACCGCAGTAGTGAGACAATTTGAATTGATGGGTACCTTTTCCGCAGTAGAATCTCAAGCTATAGTCAGAAGTAGAGATAAGCTAAGAAGTTTACAAATCCTCTCCAAAGCTGGCTTAGGAATGCCTAAAACTGCTTTTACAAACTTTTCAAAAGGTGGTGAAAAAACATTGATTGAACATGTAGGTGGTGCTCCAC is drawn from Belliella baltica DSM 15883 and contains these coding sequences:
- a CDS encoding ATP-dependent zinc protease family protein — its product is MKKIIGRRERITLPDWKLRMIPAKVDTGAYTSSIHCTFVEERKIDGEMILFYRVLGSTDRKYKDIIHHTNDYTQKKVKNSFGQAEVRYKVKTKVIMFDEEFEAEFTLTDRSKMRNTILLGRKMIQGRFLVDVSEVNLSQKSKI